From the genome of Dehalococcoidales bacterium:
TGGCGGCATTCTCGGCATTGAGACCAAAGGCGTCAAATCCCATCGGGTGGAGGACGTTGTAGCCCTGCATCCTCTTGAACCTGGCCTGGACATCAGGGGGAACATTGTTATACCAGTGCCCGATATGGAGGTCGCCCGAGGTATAGGGAAACATGGTCAGGGCGTAGTACTTGGGCCTGGGGCTGTCCTCGGTGACCCGGTACAGTCCGGTCTCGGCCCATTTGTCCTGCCACTTCTTTTCTACTTCATTCGGAATGTACTTCGCTACCATCTGTCCTTCCTGTCTGAAAGAGAATCGCTAACAGCAACCTGCGTGTCCGGCACTCACGAAAAAAGCCGCCCCAGTGGGACGGCCATTGTGCAGACAAACCTGCCCACCGGTCACGGACTATCGATGCTAAGTGTGAGTGTGAGATTTTTCCGCTTCATGGTAGCTAAGATAGCACAGTCCGCCTTTGTTGTCAATTGCATACACTGCCGTCTGTCGGCCTCAGGGGCAGAACTTACCGGTGAAACAATTTGTCACGCCGGGTTCGAATAATGCTATAATGACGTATGCAGTGAGGTGATACTGAATGGTTGCCGATATTGACCGCATTGGACTGATGTTTGACCCCGAGACAGTTGCCGTGGTCGGCGCATCCAACGCCCTGGATAAATGGGGGGCCGGCATCTTCAGCCGCGTCCTCAAGTCGCCATCGGTTAAAAGGGCTTACCCGATTAATAAGACCTCTGCTGAGGTGCAGGGCGTCAAGGCCTACCCGACCATCCGTGACCTGCCTGAACCGGTGGACTTCGTGGCGATTGTAATTCCCTACCCGGATGTCCCTGAAGTCATACGGGACTGTGTTGCAATGGGCGTTAAGGCGGGGCTGATAATCACCGCCGGGTTGGGGGAGACCGGCGACGAGGGAGTGATGCTGGAGCGCGAGATAGTAGAAAGCGCGCATCAGATTGGTATGCGACTCGTCGGCCCGAACTGCATGGGGCACTTCAACACCTCCAACGGTTTCTCCACCCTGCGTATGCCGCTCCCCGTCCCCAAGGGGGGAGTTGGCGTCATCTCGCAGAGCGGTGGGTTCGCGATGCACATCCTGATGTCCGGCATACAGGCAGGCGCCGGGTTCAGCAAGTTCGTCAGTGTTGGCAATGAGGCCGACCTTCATTTCGAGGATTTCCTTGAATACCTGGCCAACGACAACGATACCAAAGTCATCACCGGCTATATCGAGGGCCTGAGAAAGGGCAGGGAGTTCTTCAGGCTGGCCTCGGAGATAACCAAGCGTAAGCCGATGGTGGTGGTCAAGGTGGGCAAGACACCGGCGGGGGCGAAGGCGGCACGGTCGCACACCAGTGCCATCGCCGGCACCGACGAGATATACGATGCCATGTTCAAGCAGAGCGGCGTTATCAGGGTGGACGAGGTGGATGAGCTTTTCGATGTGGCCTCGGCCGTACTCCGGCAACCACTACCCAGGGGAAACCGGGTGGGCATCCTGACCGGCGGTGGCGGCTTCGGATGCGTCACATCTGACGCCTGCTCCAAACTGGGACTGGACGTTGCGCAGCTTTCTCCGTACACCATCGAGAAGCTGAACAAGGTCCTGCCGGACCGGTGGCCGCACGCCAATCCGGTTGACACGGTCGCTACAGGAAATGTTACCTACCCCTGCATCTGGCCGCTGCTGGAGGACGAGAATCTGGACGCGCTACTGGTAATCGGCGGCATCGGAATGATGTCCATGATGTCACGCAGCATGATGGCGAGCATACAGCAGGCCGATGATTCTCCGTCTTTCATAGAAAGGGCGGAGCGGATAATGCAGGAGTACCAGGATGATGAGATGAAGGACCTGGACAGGCTCATCGAGTACATGGACCGGTACCAGAAACCGGTGCTAATCTTCGGCAGAGGGCCGGAAAGAGTAAGCGATTCGCCAATCTCCAAGAAGCTCCAGGAAAACGGCATCGTAATGTACCCTACTCCGGAAAGGGCCGCCAAGACACTGGCCCACCTGGTGCAGTACAGCAATTACCTTCATGGTCGCTAGTGGGTTGAGAGGTCATCCGGCACTCGGTTGGTGCCGGACCGGAACGGTGCGGACTCCAGTAGTATAGATAAAGGGTTCTTTTATCCGTGCGTGACGTACTTTGCGGGAGAGCTCCTTTCCAGTGCAGTAATGGGTGATACAGTGGATGAGCAGAAGCCAATGACGCAACAGCCTGGCGAGATAAAGGCCCCTTCGCTGGCGGAAATGCAGGCGATAGCCAGGAAGCTGCGCCGCCACATTGTTACCATGATAGGCAGGGTCAGCAGCGGCCACCCCGGTGGTTCGCTGTCAGCCGTGGAGATTGTCAGCACGCTCTATTTCCGGGTGCTCCGGCACAATCCCCGTGACCCGCAATGGCCGGACCGTGACCGCTTCATCCTGAGTAAAGGTCACGCTGCCCCCTTGCTCTATGCTACCCTGGCGGAATGCGGCTACTTCCCTGTGGAAGAGCTATCCACCCTGAGGAAACTGGACAGCCGCCTGCAGGGCCACCCCGACCGCACACTCCTCCCCGGTGTCGAGATGACCGCCGGCTCTCTGGGACAGGGGTTGTCCTTTGCCACCGGTGTTGCCCTGGCCGGGCGACTCGACTCGAAATCGTACCAGGTCTATGTCCTGCTCGGCGACGGCGAATGTGATGAAGGACAGGTCTGGGAAGCAGCCATGGCGGCAGCCCATTTCAAGCTGGATAACCTTGTGGCAATTGTCGATAGAAACGAATTGCAGATTGACGGCTGGACATGCGATGTCATGGGCCTGGAACCATTCAACAGTAAGTGGTCTTCTTTCGGCTGGCACGTCATCGAGGCGGATGGCCATGATTTCACCCGGCTTGAGGAGGCCTTTGACCAGGCAAGAATGGTTAAAGGACAACCAACCGTCATCATTGCCCGTACCACCAAGGGCAAGGGCGTCAGTTACATGGAGAACAACGCGGACTTCCACGGGAAAGCGCCCACGCCGGAACAGGTTGAGATAGCACTTAGGGAGTTGGAATAGTCATGGCGCCGTCCGTGTCCGTGAGAGAGGCATATGGTAAGACGCTGGTCGAGCTTGGCAGGCAGAACCCTGATGTCGTG
Proteins encoded in this window:
- a CDS encoding CoA-binding protein, which produces MVADIDRIGLMFDPETVAVVGASNALDKWGAGIFSRVLKSPSVKRAYPINKTSAEVQGVKAYPTIRDLPEPVDFVAIVIPYPDVPEVIRDCVAMGVKAGLIITAGLGETGDEGVMLEREIVESAHQIGMRLVGPNCMGHFNTSNGFSTLRMPLPVPKGGVGVISQSGGFAMHILMSGIQAGAGFSKFVSVGNEADLHFEDFLEYLANDNDTKVITGYIEGLRKGREFFRLASEITKRKPMVVVKVGKTPAGAKAARSHTSAIAGTDEIYDAMFKQSGVIRVDEVDELFDVASAVLRQPLPRGNRVGILTGGGGFGCVTSDACSKLGLDVAQLSPYTIEKLNKVLPDRWPHANPVDTVATGNVTYPCIWPLLEDENLDALLVIGGIGMMSMMSRSMMASIQQADDSPSFIERAERIMQEYQDDEMKDLDRLIEYMDRYQKPVLIFGRGPERVSDSPISKKLQENGIVMYPTPERAAKTLAHLVQYSNYLHGR
- a CDS encoding transketolase, translating into MTQQPGEIKAPSLAEMQAIARKLRRHIVTMIGRVSSGHPGGSLSAVEIVSTLYFRVLRHNPRDPQWPDRDRFILSKGHAAPLLYATLAECGYFPVEELSTLRKLDSRLQGHPDRTLLPGVEMTAGSLGQGLSFATGVALAGRLDSKSYQVYVLLGDGECDEGQVWEAAMAAAHFKLDNLVAIVDRNELQIDGWTCDVMGLEPFNSKWSSFGWHVIEADGHDFTRLEEAFDQARMVKGQPTVIIARTTKGKGVSYMENNADFHGKAPTPEQVEIALRELE